TAGCAGGGACATCTGTGTGATATTGTCAAACCTCATATTGTCAAATGCACAAAACCTGCCCATCTTTTGGGTgcaaattactttttttttttttaatatttgatgTTCTATAAAGTCTGAGCAGCAATATTAAATGCACAAAACCTACCAAGACATGTCCGCTTTTAGAGTTTTATTTTATGCAaagtataaattttttaatatttgatgGTCTGTAAAATGTGAGGCAGCATTCGATGCTTTTGTCTAGGCATCATTTTGTCAATGCATTAAGTTCTAGCCTGTGAGTACGTAATCTCATTTTTTATCCAACTCATTTGCCCCAACTTGCTTCTAACAACAACTACGCCCACCACAccaaaacaaaaaggaaaaacaaggtttaaatacattatttttattttttcttagctAGTGCTTTATGTCTTGGTTATTGCGacaatcatctctctctctctctctctctgtttttctttctttatttggggggggggggggtgacagTTCTTCATGCACGGTGCTGAGTCATTATAATTAACTAATAGAACCTGGATTTGCTTATTTTCCCGCCATCAAATATCATAGATGTAATGATGATGATGCATATTCTTATTTGATATATGCACTGGTGCATCTGGTGCATGTGCTTAGCATCTTTGTGCCAAATGCGAATTTCTTTAGTCTGATAATGAACTTATATTTGACAGTGGTAGAAAGGAAAGTGAATTTAGTAATTTTGGCCATCAAGAATTTCCACTGCATTCTACCATTAATTTTCATCATTGTAGCAAGTTGTTTGATCGTATTAAATTTCTGAAGTTTAATCTTTCTCCTCAAATGTAGCTTTATGACTAATAAATAAatgattatcaattaaattaCATTCTCTCTTTTGTTAATTAACCGCCTTTTCATATGTTGACTGTTTTAGTGTTTTTGTAGTGCAGTGACATGGTATATGTTTGTTAATATGATTCGCTTCATGAGTTAATAAAATAACTCCTGCTTCATTTTTTGCTGTTCTGCAGAACTTTTGACTCCAGGACATGATGCTGTTAAAAAAGTCACCCTTATTCCCCGTGGTCAGGCACAGGGTCTAACATGGTTCATTCTAGCTGATGACCCTACCCTTATCTCCAAGCAGCAACTTTTTGCAAGAATTGTTGGTGGACTTGGTGGTAGAGCTGCCGAGGAAGTGATCTTTGGTGAACCTGAGGTGACAACAGGTGCAGCTGGTGATTTACAGCAGATCACGGCTTTGGCCAAACAGGTGAATTAGCTTTTCTATGGCCAAGTTTATGAATATCAACCCACTGCCAACTTTGGCCCTTTACATGTTTGGAAGAGATTCAATataaaaaacaagttttgggttttgtttttaacccatttttaattcaaaattgaCTTATAACTCACTTAAATAGAGTCAAAAAGAGATATGGAGTCCGAAGGGCAGGGGGGGTTTCTTTGGTGCTTGAGAGATGGAAAAGATAGGGCCCCACAAGTTTTTAATTTGCCGCCGAGGAATTCAAACGAAAGGGAATGAGGGCATTTCTATCTCTTGAATTGGGTTTGAATCAATATTGATGCTACTTCCTATTTAGGAGATTGTGCATGGGTTTGTCATCCTCCGCATTATTGTCCCTCCTAGAATCAATAGCATTTTGTCGGAATACTTCCTGTCTTTTTAGTCCTATAAATAAAGTACTATAGCTATTGGACTCTTACAGTCTTCAACTATGGAGttcctttgcacttgcatgtatttgTATTCTTTTATCATCTGTGGGATTGTGGCTGTACATATAGGACTCCTTGAGGGCCCAAGGTTCTAGGTTCTATTCCCACCTAGCGTTGAGGATTGTATGCTAGCATTGACTGCTATTGACCCCATTGTTCGTTCAGTGGGGCTTCAATTTTCACTGAACTTACTATATGTTTTGCACGTAGGAATGAAATGAAACCAAATTATGCAGGTCTTTTATTCAATGCCATTTCTATCCCACTCCATTGAGCGAACCAAACTTGACTTTAAAGAATATGATCTTTTTGCTTGAGGATGGTTACCACATTTGGAATGTCTAAGATTGGCCCATGGTCACTAATGGACTCATCAGCTCAGAGTGGCGATGTCATCATGAGAATGATGGCGAGGAATTCAATGTCAGAAAAGCTTGCAGAAGACATCGATACTGTTGTGAAGAGGATATCAAGCAATGCGTATAAGATAGCATTGAGCCACA
This region of Malania oleifera isolate guangnan ecotype guangnan chromosome 10, ASM2987363v1, whole genome shotgun sequence genomic DNA includes:
- the LOC131166773 gene encoding ATP-dependent zinc metalloprotease FTSH 2, chloroplastic-like is translated as MRTPGFSGADLANLLNEAAILAGRRGKTAISSKEIDDSIDRIVAGMEGTVMSDGKSKSLVAYHEVGHAICGGRKESEFSNFGHQEFPLHSTINFHHCSKLFDQLLTPGHDAVKKVTLIPRGQAQGLTWFILADDPTLISKQQLFARIVGGLGGRAAEEVIFGEPEVTTGAAGDLQQITALAKQIGPWSLMDSSAQSGDVIMRMMARNSMSEKLAEDIDTVVKRISSNAYKIALSHIQNNREAIDKIVEVLLEKEIMTGDEFRAILSEFVEIPAENWVPPPVLAPVTV